In Argopecten irradians isolate NY chromosome 11, Ai_NY, whole genome shotgun sequence, one DNA window encodes the following:
- the LOC138334199 gene encoding uncharacterized protein yields MEYLLVILGVSVLNLIGTGAAQSNNVSGVSQPESPGVIAPPPHPPPHPHHHSGTARKVKRAHGSVTDIPEEREIGEDVTTVRGGIPQPTPAEDPVEQHDLSPSAGIHTTPPMNVHASTYAFHHAGTTMSYFDQHYTTTEEVEPEDQLPGTGNCVEFDDITKEHHVIIRHENCEIFISHDDSIRWFGEPGLSPPSVYVRNFV; encoded by the exons ATGGAGTATCTCTTGGTCATATTAGGAGTTTCTGTTCTTA atctaatAGGCACCGGGGCAGCACAGTCTAACAATGTAAGTGGTGTTTCACAACCGGAGTCACCAGGAGTTATCGCCCCTCCCCCTCATCCTCCtcctcatcctcatcatcattcTGGTACAGCCAGGAAAGTCAAACGAGCCCATGGGTCTGTAACAGACATCCCCGAGGAACGTGAAATCGGGGAGGACGTGACGACTGTACGGGGTGGAATCCCACAGCCGACACCAGCTG AGGATCCCGTGGAACAACACGATCTCAGCCCAAGCGCGGGAATACATACAACGCCACCTATGAACGTGCACGCATCCACGTACGCGTTCCACCATGCAGGAACGACAATGTCATACTTCGATCAGCACTACACTACAACAGAGGAGGTTGAGCCGGAGGACCAGTTACCAG GAACCGGAAACTGTGTAGAGTTCGACGACATCACCAAGGAACATCACGTCATTATCAGACATGAAAACTGTGAAAT ATTTATATCTCATGACGATTCCATACGTTGGTTTGGAGAGCCAGGATTAAG TCCACCCTCTGTATACGTCAGAAACTTTGTGTGA